From Pandoraea vervacti, the proteins below share one genomic window:
- a CDS encoding DUF4286 family protein, producing MTVTAPRAQLCIWTNIDPAFEADFNRWYDREHMQERVAIPGFQFARRFKALHDCARPYLALYCTRDAAVFTSEPYAQAFQHQTEWSLRNFARMQGTQRRVGTLDVEAGQGQGGMLAAFVLTAATVAQARARLDAQLAELVQGDGIVRATLQVTVPTLSVSLTAKDAPLPPADAVVLVEGTDPDAVRAAAETLAAAYGVPAAQVTRFAMLWRLGANDD from the coding sequence ATGACCGTGACTGCCCCCCGCGCCCAACTTTGTATCTGGACGAATATCGATCCGGCCTTCGAAGCGGATTTCAACCGCTGGTATGACCGCGAACACATGCAGGAGCGTGTCGCAATTCCGGGTTTTCAATTCGCCCGCCGCTTCAAGGCGCTGCACGACTGCGCCCGTCCGTATCTCGCCCTGTATTGCACGCGTGACGCGGCCGTTTTCACCAGCGAGCCGTATGCGCAGGCCTTTCAACACCAGACCGAGTGGTCGTTGCGCAACTTCGCGCGCATGCAAGGCACGCAGCGCCGTGTCGGCACGCTCGACGTCGAAGCCGGTCAGGGGCAGGGCGGCATGCTCGCCGCATTCGTGCTGACGGCAGCGACGGTGGCGCAGGCCCGTGCGCGTCTGGACGCACAGCTTGCCGAGTTGGTGCAGGGTGACGGCATCGTGCGTGCCACGTTGCAAGTGACCGTGCCGACGCTGTCCGTCTCGCTCACCGCCAAAGACGCGCCGCTACCGCCGGCCGACGCCGTGGTGCTCGTCGAAGGCACCGATCCCGACGCCGTGCGCGCGGCCGCCGAGACGCTGGCCGCCGCATATGGTGTACCCGCCGCGCAAGTGACCCGCTTTGCCATGCTGTGGCGCCTCGGCGCCAACGACGACTGA
- a CDS encoding LysR family transcriptional regulator, translated as MNLRFLETFVWLAKLRNFRLTAERLHTTQAGVSSRIASLEQSFGVRLFDRSAREVTLTAAGQKALAYAERIVMLGQEMKRELSDPDMPPGVLKIGVVESIVHSWFPDLASRIHREYPQLEIEVTSETTINLCKQLEAGTLDLVLQTDVQHAAGVENLPLAEFPMRWVASPKLNLEGETLDVADLAAYPLVSFSRNSGPHKTLERMFSVAAERPVRVNCMTSVAAIIRLVADGFGVAMLPPAIIQRELGEHSLHLLRVNANFPNLPLVGSFRTGALLAENVARLAQRTASEFALNMGPDIAIPPAAAMTAPAWGANDA; from the coding sequence ATGAATCTGCGTTTTCTCGAAACTTTCGTCTGGCTGGCCAAGCTCCGTAATTTCCGGCTGACGGCCGAGCGTTTGCATACGACGCAGGCGGGGGTGTCGAGCCGTATCGCGTCGCTGGAGCAGAGCTTTGGGGTGCGTTTGTTCGACCGCAGCGCACGCGAGGTGACGCTCACGGCGGCCGGACAGAAGGCGCTGGCGTACGCGGAGCGCATCGTCATGCTCGGGCAGGAGATGAAACGCGAGCTGAGCGACCCCGACATGCCGCCGGGCGTGCTCAAGATCGGCGTGGTCGAATCGATCGTGCATAGCTGGTTCCCGGATCTTGCGTCGCGCATTCACCGCGAGTACCCGCAGCTCGAAATCGAAGTCACGAGCGAGACGACCATCAATTTGTGCAAACAACTTGAAGCCGGCACGCTCGATCTCGTCTTGCAGACCGACGTTCAGCATGCCGCCGGGGTGGAAAATCTCCCGCTGGCCGAGTTCCCCATGCGCTGGGTGGCGAGCCCCAAGCTCAATCTCGAAGGCGAGACGCTGGACGTGGCCGATCTCGCGGCGTACCCGCTGGTGAGTTTTTCGCGCAATTCGGGGCCGCACAAGACACTGGAGCGCATGTTTTCGGTGGCTGCCGAACGGCCGGTGCGGGTCAACTGCATGACGTCGGTGGCGGCGATCATCCGTCTGGTCGCCGACGGTTTCGGTGTGGCCATGCTGCCGCCCGCGATCATCCAGCGCGAGCTTGGCGAGCACAGCCTGCACCTGCTGCGCGTCAATGCCAACTTCCCCAATCTGCCGCTCGTCGGGTCGTTTCGCACGGGCGCGCTGCTCGCAGAGAACGTCGCTCGTCTGGCGCAACGCACCGCCAGCGAGTTTGCCCTGAACATGGGCCCCGACATCGCCATTCCGCCCGCGGCCGCCATGACGGCGCCCGCCTGGGGCGCGAACGACGCCTGA
- a CDS encoding O-antigen ligase family protein, which translates to MSMSAAPARTFRRHLLAKLFGTLILLFPAVSLVVPRGGNTVMFLTVALGAIVLFSYRQPGQTCALVKTNAHVRVLLGSLLLPVLAVLVVEALHGNVVANTLDSPVRFVLAIIVFLGLRRIVDILPRWVDLTFGVGALCAALMAWYSTTDLMAARAESSFLNPIHFGDIAVLLGILSVVSIHWFKHDKPWIVALKILGAASGCYASWASQSRGGWIVLPCLLIVWLLWRYQPVSRARRAAIAVVALVLLASSFSSQVVRDRFESIRSDLVSLSDGNADTSTGIRLELWKVAGTLIAERPALGQGAHGYRDAMPAMAASGQLTPQAAELGKGEVHNQILAYAVDYGILGLLSILGVYIGPAIFFVRSAQLRRGRVENRAALMGLMTTVAFAAFGLTVETFNLKVTVAFYATMLALFAAIAYPVDSPENEAPTGR; encoded by the coding sequence ATGAGCATGTCCGCCGCGCCGGCACGAACTTTCCGCCGGCACCTCCTCGCCAAGCTTTTCGGCACACTGATCCTGCTGTTTCCCGCCGTTTCGCTCGTCGTGCCGCGCGGCGGGAACACGGTCATGTTCCTGACCGTCGCGCTCGGCGCGATCGTCCTCTTTTCCTACCGGCAACCGGGGCAAACGTGCGCCCTGGTCAAGACCAATGCCCACGTCCGGGTCCTGCTCGGCTCGCTGCTGCTGCCGGTTCTGGCCGTTCTGGTCGTGGAGGCGCTGCACGGCAACGTCGTCGCCAACACGCTCGATTCGCCGGTTCGGTTCGTCCTGGCGATCATCGTGTTTCTAGGACTGCGCAGAATCGTCGATATCCTGCCGCGATGGGTGGATCTCACCTTTGGCGTCGGCGCCCTGTGCGCGGCGCTCATGGCGTGGTATTCGACCACCGATCTGATGGCGGCCAGAGCGGAAAGCTCATTTCTGAACCCGATCCATTTCGGCGACATCGCCGTGCTGCTCGGCATTCTGTCCGTTGTCTCCATTCACTGGTTCAAGCATGACAAGCCGTGGATCGTCGCCCTGAAGATTCTTGGGGCCGCTTCGGGCTGCTATGCTTCCTGGGCGAGTCAGTCCAGAGGCGGCTGGATCGTGCTGCCATGCCTGCTGATCGTGTGGCTGCTGTGGCGCTATCAACCGGTAAGCCGGGCACGTCGCGCCGCGATCGCCGTCGTCGCGCTTGTGCTGCTGGCGAGCAGTTTCTCCTCCCAGGTCGTGCGCGATCGGTTCGAGTCGATTCGCTCGGATCTGGTCAGCCTGTCCGACGGCAATGCCGACACGTCCACAGGCATTCGGTTAGAACTCTGGAAAGTCGCCGGCACGCTTATCGCCGAGCGGCCCGCGCTCGGCCAGGGAGCCCACGGCTATCGCGACGCCATGCCGGCGATGGCTGCGTCCGGGCAACTGACGCCCCAGGCCGCCGAACTGGGCAAGGGTGAAGTGCATAACCAGATTCTGGCGTATGCCGTCGATTACGGGATTCTCGGACTGCTCAGTATTCTGGGCGTCTACATCGGCCCGGCCATCTTCTTTGTCCGCTCCGCACAGTTGCGGCGCGGTCGCGTCGAAAATCGCGCGGCGTTGATGGGTCTGATGACGACCGTGGCGTTCGCAGCGTTCGGCCTGACAGTCGAGACGTTCAACCTCAAGGTGACGGTCGCCTTCTACGCGACGATGCTGGCCCTGTTTGCCGCGATCGCCTATCCTGTCGACTCTCCAGAAAACGAAGCGCCCACCGGCCGATGA
- a CDS encoding glycosyltransferase family 2 protein: MLSILIPTWNNLPFLKLCIDSVRRHSGQAHEILVHVNDGSDGTLEWVREQGLRHTHSSGNVGVCLALNQLAPLASHDQLLFLNDDMFVTPGWDTALIDAARALDTPVYYLSSVMIEPNAGVSKQVVSKDFGTTAETFDEAGLLAFAASLGRSDVNGVPTQPTLVSRSLWHLVGGYSIEFGPGMSSDDDFLMKLWLVGCRTFRIVGKSVVYHFGCRSTGRVVKNRGSREFLMKWGMTQAEFKRHYLDLAGTPEGDTLPNVPTPSGKSRIKRALHGSKPYPLEDLARWDANVPRHLKLD; the protein is encoded by the coding sequence ATGCTAAGTATTCTCATCCCGACCTGGAACAACCTTCCGTTCCTCAAGCTGTGCATCGACAGCGTTCGCCGACATTCCGGCCAAGCGCATGAAATCCTCGTTCATGTGAACGATGGCAGCGATGGCACCCTGGAATGGGTTCGCGAGCAAGGTCTGCGCCACACGCACAGCAGCGGCAATGTGGGCGTGTGCCTGGCGCTTAACCAACTCGCGCCGCTCGCGTCGCACGACCAGTTGCTCTTCCTGAACGACGACATGTTCGTCACGCCCGGCTGGGACACGGCACTGATCGACGCCGCCCGCGCGCTCGACACGCCCGTCTACTATCTGTCGTCAGTGATGATCGAGCCGAACGCTGGCGTCAGCAAGCAGGTCGTGTCGAAGGATTTCGGCACGACCGCCGAGACATTCGACGAGGCCGGTCTGCTCGCCTTTGCCGCGTCGTTGGGTCGCAGCGATGTGAACGGCGTGCCCACGCAGCCGACGCTCGTGAGCCGCAGCTTGTGGCACCTCGTCGGGGGGTACAGCATCGAGTTCGGACCGGGCATGAGCAGCGACGACGACTTCCTGATGAAGCTGTGGCTGGTCGGATGCCGCACGTTTCGCATCGTCGGCAAGAGTGTCGTTTATCACTTCGGATGCCGCTCGACCGGGCGCGTGGTGAAGAACCGCGGTAGCCGCGAGTTTCTGATGAAGTGGGGGATGACGCAGGCGGAATTCAAGCGCCACTACCTCGACCTGGCGGGCACGCCCGAAGGCGACACGCTGCCGAACGTGCCCACGCCCAGCGGCAAGAGCCGCATCAAGCGCGCGCTGCACGGCAGCAAACCCTACCCGCTCGAAGACCTCGCGCGCTGGGACGCCAACGTACCTCGTCACCTGAAGCTGGACTGA
- a CDS encoding YeiH family protein: MTTKTHAASTRASASAARPDTLVPDQHNPWAGLVLSTVIAFVALLLGRQMPLVGGPVFGILLGILVRNIFPPGARYEAGIKFASKYVLQWSIIALGFGLSLSQVAHTGLESLAVTAVTITAAGLSAWGLGRLLGVPDKLKLLIGVGTAICGGSAIAAVTPIVKPDDHETAFAISTIFLFNIAAVLLFPVLGHALHLSDLGFGMWAGTAINDTSSVVAAGYSYSKAAGDYATIVKLTRATLIIPICLTLAAIVAYRAKRAGAGNFSLARIFPWFILGFLIASGIRTAGLVPASLQPWIHDAAEFLIIVALTAIGLSSNLRRMASTGVRPILLGLGVWAAVSVSSLVVQLGMGQL; encoded by the coding sequence ATGACCACAAAAACCCACGCTGCATCGACCCGCGCTTCGGCTTCGGCCGCGCGTCCCGATACGCTGGTGCCGGATCAGCACAATCCGTGGGCGGGGCTGGTTCTCTCGACCGTCATCGCTTTCGTGGCCTTGCTGCTCGGGCGTCAGATGCCGCTCGTCGGCGGCCCCGTGTTCGGTATTTTGCTGGGCATTCTCGTTCGCAATATTTTCCCGCCGGGCGCGCGTTACGAAGCCGGTATCAAGTTCGCCTCGAAGTACGTGCTCCAGTGGTCGATCATTGCGCTTGGCTTCGGTCTGAGCCTGTCGCAGGTGGCGCATACCGGACTGGAGTCTCTGGCGGTCACGGCCGTGACGATCACTGCCGCAGGGTTGTCGGCCTGGGGGCTGGGGCGCCTGCTTGGCGTGCCTGACAAACTCAAGCTGCTCATCGGTGTGGGTACGGCGATCTGCGGCGGGTCGGCCATTGCTGCCGTCACGCCCATCGTCAAGCCAGACGATCATGAGACGGCGTTCGCCATCTCGACCATCTTCCTGTTCAACATTGCCGCCGTGCTGCTGTTCCCGGTGCTCGGTCACGCGCTTCACCTCTCGGACCTCGGCTTCGGCATGTGGGCGGGGACGGCGATCAACGATACGTCGTCGGTGGTGGCCGCAGGTTACAGCTACAGCAAGGCTGCCGGCGATTACGCCACCATCGTGAAGCTCACCCGCGCGACGCTGATCATTCCGATCTGTCTGACGCTGGCGGCCATCGTCGCCTATCGCGCCAAGCGTGCCGGCGCCGGTAACTTCAGCCTTGCCCGCATCTTCCCGTGGTTCATCCTCGGCTTTCTGATCGCGTCGGGTATTCGTACCGCCGGGCTGGTCCCCGCGAGTCTGCAGCCGTGGATTCACGACGCCGCCGAATTCCTGATCATCGTGGCACTGACCGCCATTGGCCTGTCGTCGAACCTGCGCCGCATGGCCTCGACGGGCGTGCGTCCCATCCTGCTGGGCCTTGGCGTGTGGGCCGCAGTGTCGGTCAGCAGTCTGGTGGTGCAATTGGGCATGGGGCAGCTCTGA
- a CDS encoding 2-hydroxychromene-2-carboxylate isomerase, protein MSQTADTPARRAQWYFDFASPFAYLQFERFDTLPRTLPIDLKPIVLGAILVHLQTQGPAETPHKRIFTYRMAQFRAEQDGIAFKMPPVHPFHPIRVLRLAVSLGATHEVVRTIFRFIWAQGRDVTDERGWADLSERLGLSAHEATARAEMPEVKAALRENTEAAIAAGVFGVPTFAYDGELYWGDDATALFRHCLAHPEWLQSPDVKRLQQVTVGVRRER, encoded by the coding sequence ATGTCGCAAACCGCCGACACCCCTGCCCGCCGGGCACAGTGGTATTTCGATTTCGCCTCGCCGTTCGCGTATCTGCAATTCGAACGTTTCGACACGCTCCCGCGCACGCTTCCCATCGACCTGAAGCCGATCGTGCTCGGCGCAATTCTCGTGCACCTGCAGACGCAGGGACCCGCGGAAACGCCGCACAAACGCATCTTCACCTACCGGATGGCGCAATTTCGGGCGGAGCAGGACGGCATTGCCTTCAAGATGCCGCCGGTGCATCCCTTCCACCCGATCCGCGTGCTGCGGCTGGCCGTGTCGCTTGGCGCGACGCATGAGGTCGTGCGCACGATCTTTCGTTTCATCTGGGCGCAGGGGCGCGACGTCACCGATGAGCGAGGCTGGGCAGACCTGAGCGAGCGCCTCGGCCTGTCGGCCCATGAAGCGACCGCGCGGGCCGAAATGCCGGAGGTCAAGGCCGCGTTGCGCGAGAACACTGAAGCGGCCATTGCCGCCGGCGTGTTCGGCGTGCCGACGTTTGCCTATGACGGGGAGTTGTATTGGGGCGACGACGCCACGGCACTGTTCCGCCATTGCCTGGCGCATCCGGAGTGGCTGCAATCGCCGGACGTCAAACGATTACAACAGGTGACTGTGGGCGTGCGACGCGAACGCTGA
- a CDS encoding SGNH/GDSL hydrolase family protein has product MATAASIAHVADVVSMPPTFLNYRFLAAEGLPCMHRALRVVSSRALKVAAAAIVTAAIGVASPAFAQGATGTATPSSVREARRVPDVPNPHSTRVGAWATAPQAVAQHPAAPSFNRAPAVGGRTVRQIVFPTLSGNEVRVRFSNAYGTQPLVIDRASLAISVRGAAIDAASLRELTFGTQPTVRIAPGASMESDPLPFAVRAGTPLAISLFTRESKTPTTWHKIAQQTAFLSGAGDFVGDAQAASFPSRFTNTLWLAGLSVVPDAPSHAIVAIGDSITDGMRSSLNANRRWPDGLARRLESAGRRDVAVLNLGISGNRLLNDSACYGERLVARFRRDALEQPGVKTVVVQIGINDINFGYVPPHAGLDCDVPHVIVTAPEMIAGYQSLIAAARAHNVRIIGTTIPPGKLPPEREAVREAVNQWVRTAGAFDGVVDFDAALRDPSQPTRMLPRLDSGDGTHPSDAGYAAMADAVSLPLVLGAGK; this is encoded by the coding sequence ATGGCGACTGCTGCCTCGATTGCCCATGTTGCCGACGTTGTTTCGATGCCCCCGACGTTCCTGAATTACCGGTTCCTCGCTGCCGAGGGCTTGCCCTGCATGCACCGTGCCCTGCGTGTCGTCTCTAGTCGCGCGTTGAAGGTCGCCGCTGCCGCTATCGTGACGGCGGCAATCGGCGTTGCGTCGCCCGCCTTCGCCCAAGGCGCGACCGGTACGGCGACCCCTTCGAGCGTTCGGGAAGCGCGTCGCGTGCCCGATGTCCCTAACCCGCACAGCACGCGCGTCGGCGCATGGGCGACGGCGCCGCAGGCCGTGGCGCAACATCCCGCCGCGCCCTCGTTCAATCGGGCACCGGCGGTCGGCGGGCGTACCGTGCGTCAGATCGTTTTTCCGACACTCTCCGGCAATGAAGTGCGCGTGCGCTTCTCGAACGCGTACGGCACGCAACCGCTTGTCATCGACCGCGCCAGCCTGGCGATCTCGGTGCGCGGCGCGGCGATCGATGCCGCGAGCCTGCGCGAGCTGACCTTCGGCACGCAGCCGACAGTGCGTATTGCGCCGGGGGCGTCGATGGAGAGTGATCCGTTGCCGTTCGCCGTACGCGCCGGCACGCCGTTGGCCATCAGCCTTTTCACGCGCGAGTCGAAAACGCCGACGACGTGGCACAAGATCGCCCAGCAGACGGCGTTTCTGAGCGGCGCCGGCGACTTCGTCGGTGACGCTCAGGCGGCGTCGTTCCCGTCGCGGTTCACGAACACCTTGTGGCTTGCCGGGCTAAGCGTGGTGCCGGATGCGCCCTCGCACGCCATCGTCGCCATCGGCGATTCGATTACCGACGGCATGCGTAGCTCGCTCAACGCCAACCGTCGCTGGCCGGACGGGCTGGCGCGGCGTCTGGAGAGCGCCGGGCGACGCGATGTCGCCGTGCTCAATCTCGGCATCAGCGGCAATCGTCTGCTGAACGATTCCGCTTGCTACGGCGAACGGCTGGTCGCGCGTTTTCGTCGCGACGCGCTGGAGCAACCGGGCGTGAAGACGGTCGTCGTGCAGATCGGCATCAACGACATCAATTTCGGCTATGTGCCACCCCACGCGGGTCTGGATTGCGACGTCCCGCATGTGATTGTGACCGCCCCCGAGATGATCGCGGGGTATCAGTCGCTGATCGCCGCCGCGCGCGCGCACAACGTGCGCATCATCGGCACCACGATCCCGCCCGGCAAGTTGCCGCCGGAGCGAGAAGCGGTGCGTGAAGCCGTGAATCAGTGGGTGCGTACGGCGGGGGCGTTCGACGGCGTGGTCGACTTCGACGCTGCGCTGCGCGATCCGTCGCAGCCCACCCGCATGTTGCCGCGCCTGGACAGTGGCGACGGCACGCACCCGAGCGACGCCGGTTATGCCGCCATGGCCGACGCCGTGTCGTTGCCGCTGGTGCTCGGCGCCGGAAAATAA
- a CDS encoding OmpA family protein, with translation MLLACLLGVGVLAGCQTTPVHGLTPEQIAALKSEGFTQTDEGWEFGMSDTVLFDTDKFVVRDPARETVLRIGRTLVKVGLNTVRVYGYTDSVGSDAYNEQLSARRADAVAGVLVDAGMQRAGIQTIGAGKRNPVADNSTPAGRAQNRRVAIVISTR, from the coding sequence ATGCTGCTCGCCTGCCTGCTCGGCGTTGGCGTGCTGGCCGGCTGCCAGACCACGCCGGTGCACGGCCTCACGCCCGAGCAGATCGCGGCGCTCAAGTCCGAGGGCTTTACGCAGACGGACGAGGGTTGGGAGTTCGGCATGTCGGACACCGTGTTGTTCGATACCGACAAGTTCGTAGTGCGCGACCCGGCGCGCGAGACCGTACTGCGCATCGGACGCACGCTCGTGAAGGTCGGACTCAACACGGTGCGCGTCTACGGATACACGGACTCGGTCGGCAGCGACGCCTACAACGAGCAACTCTCCGCTCGTCGCGCCGACGCCGTGGCGGGGGTGCTCGTGGACGCAGGCATGCAGCGCGCCGGGATCCAGACCATTGGCGCGGGCAAGCGCAATCCGGTCGCGGATAACAGCACGCCCGCCGGACGCGCGCAGAATCGTCGCGTTGCCATCGTGATTTCGACACGCTGA
- a CDS encoding diguanylate cyclase domain-containing protein — protein sequence MRSRRPSLQRVLRRTHLRLAVSAVVLAALSLSLVAWIALRAYAENNLLLVGRSLAYTAEAAVVFGDRVAAQEAIALIANDEDVVQVRVVDARNAQFAMWRRADGGTLAKIERTVADIALPGPVTLPIRHDGNVVGQIEVQGQGKQFFVFLVSGIGGVLACLLVTFAVANVLAKRMHRDIVKPLRALAEVAHAVRRERAFHQRVAATPIAELKELGDDFNALLDEFEGWQNHLRAQNATLAHQANHDPLTGLPNRAYFESRLTQALGEARELGTHVALLYLDSNRFKDINDQLGHDAGDAVLVAIAQRLRQPLREGDLVARLGGDEFAVMLPGVRQTSNAVRLAQTLLSSMEKPIALPGGDDLVTSMSIGVALYPTHAHDASTLLRAADAAMYQAKRAGLGTWHVAQSAKE from the coding sequence ATGCGCTCGCGTCGGCCGTCGCTGCAACGCGTGCTGCGACGCACGCACCTGCGACTGGCTGTCTCCGCTGTCGTGCTCGCGGCACTCTCGCTCTCGCTGGTGGCATGGATCGCGTTACGCGCCTACGCTGAAAACAATCTGCTGCTTGTCGGTCGCTCGCTCGCCTACACGGCCGAGGCGGCGGTCGTGTTCGGTGATCGCGTGGCCGCGCAGGAGGCGATTGCGCTCATCGCCAACGACGAAGACGTGGTGCAAGTGCGAGTGGTCGATGCCCGCAACGCCCAGTTCGCCATGTGGCGGCGTGCAGACGGCGGCACGCTGGCCAAGATCGAGCGCACCGTCGCCGATATTGCGTTGCCAGGGCCAGTGACGTTGCCCATTCGCCATGACGGCAACGTCGTCGGACAGATCGAAGTGCAGGGGCAGGGCAAGCAGTTCTTCGTCTTTCTCGTGAGCGGCATCGGCGGGGTGCTGGCGTGCCTGCTGGTGACGTTTGCCGTGGCGAACGTGCTTGCCAAACGCATGCATCGCGATATCGTCAAGCCGTTGCGTGCGCTGGCGGAAGTCGCACATGCGGTGCGCCGCGAGCGGGCATTTCATCAGCGTGTGGCCGCCACGCCGATTGCCGAGCTCAAGGAACTGGGCGATGACTTCAATGCGCTGCTCGACGAGTTCGAAGGCTGGCAGAACCACTTGCGCGCACAGAACGCCACGCTCGCGCATCAGGCGAATCACGATCCGCTCACGGGATTGCCGAATCGTGCCTACTTCGAGTCGCGCCTCACGCAGGCGCTTGGCGAAGCGCGCGAATTGGGCACGCATGTCGCGCTGCTGTACCTCGATAGCAATCGATTCAAGGACATCAACGATCAGCTCGGCCACGATGCCGGCGATGCCGTTCTCGTGGCGATTGCGCAGCGTTTGCGGCAGCCGCTGCGCGAGGGCGATCTGGTGGCGCGTCTGGGCGGCGACGAGTTCGCCGTGATGCTGCCGGGCGTGCGCCAGACGTCGAACGCCGTGCGGCTCGCACAGACGCTGCTCTCATCGATGGAGAAGCCCATTGCGTTGCCGGGGGGCGACGATTTGGTCACGTCGATGAGCATCGGCGTTGCGTTGTACCCGACGCATGCGCACGACGCGTCCACGCTGCTGCGTGCCGCGGATGCGGCGATGTATCAGGCCAAGCGTGCCGGCCTGGGCACCTGGCATGTTGCGCAAAGCGCCAAGGAATAA
- a CDS encoding YfiR family protein, translated as MLFCLVLSAVPFGQARAQTPASGGAGASVAPASVRDANVRQVVLGIVSFTRWPTPPARVRLCVVGHTDYARELLAPQGASASASSGASASTSANTSANASASAASNSTPPVDAHRLSAAEPAIGSLCDALYLGAVSDAERRQVLASLAGHAVLTISERNDSCTLGTMFCLNVDAERVTFDINLDTVARSGVRVHPNVLKLARKPGTP; from the coding sequence ATGCTCTTTTGTCTGGTACTGAGCGCCGTCCCGTTCGGTCAGGCTCGGGCGCAGACGCCCGCCAGCGGCGGCGCGGGAGCGTCGGTCGCCCCTGCGAGCGTGCGCGACGCCAACGTGCGGCAGGTCGTGCTGGGTATCGTCAGTTTCACGCGCTGGCCGACACCGCCCGCCCGGGTGCGTTTGTGCGTCGTCGGCCACACCGACTATGCCCGTGAGTTGCTTGCGCCGCAGGGCGCATCAGCGAGCGCGTCCTCGGGTGCCTCAGCGAGTACCTCAGCGAATACCTCAGCGAATGCGTCGGCAAGTGCCGCATCGAACAGTACGCCGCCGGTCGACGCGCACCGGTTATCGGCGGCGGAGCCTGCCATCGGTTCGTTGTGCGATGCGTTGTATCTCGGCGCCGTAAGCGACGCAGAGCGTCGTCAGGTCCTGGCGTCACTCGCCGGTCATGCCGTGCTCACGATCAGCGAGCGCAATGATTCGTGCACCCTTGGCACGATGTTCTGCCTGAACGTCGATGCCGAGCGGGTGACATTCGATATCAACCTCGACACCGTCGCGCGCAGCGGCGTACGTGTCCACCCGAACGTGCTGAAGCTGGCGCGAAAACCGGGGACACCATGA